Proteins from a genomic interval of Oncorhynchus clarkii lewisi isolate Uvic-CL-2024 chromosome 13, UVic_Ocla_1.0, whole genome shotgun sequence:
- the LOC139424309 gene encoding dnaJ homolog subfamily B member 1-like produces the protein MVKMGKDYYNVLGIQKGATEDEIKKAYRKQALRYHPDKNKSPKAEDQFKEIAEAYDVLSDPKKKDVYDRFGEEGLKGGGPPGGGGVPGGPSFSYSFQGDPHAIFAEFFGGRSPFDQFFPRNGGGPDGDSMDTDDPFARFGMGGGGMGGFPRSFSTGMGGGGMGGQMVEKHQDPPVLHDLRVTLEEVLSGCTKRMKISHKRLNADRRTLRMEDKILEVEIKRGWKEGTKVTFPKEGDETPTNIPADVVFVVKDKPHPVFRRDGSDIVYPAKVSLREALCGCTVIVPTLDGRTVTVTTGDVVRPGMKRRITGEGLPLPKRPDRRGDLLVEYEVAFPERLSQSAKETIAQVLPP, from the exons ATGGTCAAAATGGGTAAAGACTACTATAATGTTCTGGGCATACAGAAAGGGGCGACGGAGGACGAGATCAAGAAGGCTTATCGCAAGCAGGCTCTGCGTTACCACCCGGATAAAAACAAGTCTCCCAAAGCCGAGGACCAGTTTAAAGAAATAGCTGAAGCTTATGACGTCCTGAGCGACCCAAAGAAAAAGGACGTTTACGACCGATTCGGCGAAGAAG ggttGAAAGGAGGAGGCCCCCCAGGAGGAGGGGGTGTTCCCGGGGGCCCTAGTTTCAGCTACTCCTTCCAAGGCGACCCCCACGCCATCTTCGCCGAGTTCTTCGGGGGCCGGAGCCCCTTCGACCAGTTCTTCCCCCGAAACGGCGGGGGCCCAGACGGGGACAGCATGGACACTGACGATCCCTTTGCTCGTTTCGGGATGGGGGGCGGTGGCATGGGGGGGTTCCCCCGTTCCTTCAGCacagggatggggggaggagggatgggagggcaGATGGTTGAGAAGCACCAGGACCCACCCGTGCTCCACGACCTCAGGGTGACCTTAGAGGAG GTGCTCTCAGGCTGCACTAAGAGAATGAAGATATCCCACAAGCGGCTGAACGCAGACAGACGGACCCTCCGGATGGAGGACAAGATCCTGGAGGTGGAGATAaagaggggatggaaggaggggacGAAGGTCACCTTCCCTAAAGAGGGGGACGAGACGCCGACTAACATCCCGGCAGACGTGGTGTTCGTGGTCAAGGATAAGCCACACCCGGTGTTCCGGCGAGACGGCTCTGACATCGTTTACCCCGCCAAGGTCTCCCTCAGAGAG gCGCTGTGCGGATGCACGGTCATCGTCCCCACGTTGGACGGCAGGACAGTAACCGTGACGACAGGGGACGTGGTGCGTCCGGGGATGAAACGCCGCATCACAGGGGAGGGGCTTCCTCTGCCCAAGCGGCCCGATCGCCGCGGTGACCTGCTGGTGGAGTACGAGGTTGCGTTTCCGGAGAGACTGAGTCAGAGTGCCAAGGAGACCATCGCACAGGTGCTTCCACCCTAG